A single Lolium perenne isolate Kyuss_39 chromosome 6, Kyuss_2.0, whole genome shotgun sequence DNA region contains:
- the LOC127306252 gene encoding protein CURVATURE THYLAKOID 1A, chloroplastic has protein sequence MAATAYSTALLGGAGARLPAVAAAAPPSVLILRRGFSPLRLQDAPRLSLVRVKASSDDTSASAASGDELVDDLKAKWEAVENKSTVLTYAGGAIVGLWFSSVVVGAVNSLPLLPKIMELVGLGYTGWFVYRYLLFKESRKQLADDVESLKKSIAGAEEE, from the exons ATGGCTGCCACCGCGTACTCCACGGCGCTTCTGGGTGGAGCAGGAGCCCGCCTCCCCGCCGTCGCGGCCGCCGCGCCACCCTCCGTCCTGATCCTACGGCGTGGCTTCTCGCCTCTTCGTCTCCAAG ACGCACCGCGGCTTTCTCTGGTCCGGGTGAAGGCCTCCTCCGATGACACCTCGGCCTCCGCCGCCAGCGGCGACGAGCTCGTCGACGACCTGAAAGCCAAG TGGGAAGCCGTTGAGAACAAGTCCACCGTCCTCACCTACGCCGGCGGCGCCATCGTCGGCCTCTGGTTTTCCTCCGTCGTCGTAGGCGCCGTCAACTCCCTGCCTCTG CTTCCCAAGATCATGGAGCTTGTCGGGCTCGGCTACACCGGATGGTTCGTGTACCGCTACCTCCTCTTCAAG GAAAGCAGGAAACAGTTGGCCGACGACGTGGAGTCACTCAAGAAGAGCATTGCTGGTGCAGAGGAGGAGTGA
- the LOC127309344 gene encoding membrane protein PM19L codes for MQLRPGRSQPMAVGAASRRYMGPLLCTNLVMHGAVLGIAGWSISKFIDRETHRHLGGNTATGYLLVFSLMAGVVGTCSVLPGLLHVRAPWRGESLATAASTGLVSWALTALAFGLACKHVTLGNRGRRLRTLEAFITISALTQLLYLILLHAGTLSSVFGPGCRNHDHSQGCCEIHREELDRSHKQGAPEFPSSHA; via the exons ATGCAGCTACGGCCGGGGAGGAGCCAACCCATGGCCGTCGGCGCGGCGAGCAGGCGGTACATGGGGCCCCTCCTGTGCACCAACCTCGTCATGCACGGCGCCGTCCTCGGCATCGCCGGGTGGTCGATCAGCAAGTTCATCGACCGCGAGACCCACCGCC ATTTAGGCGGTAACACGGCGACGGGGTACCTGCTCGTCTTCTCACTGATGGCCGGGGTGGTCGGCACCTGCTCGGTGCTCCCCGGCCTGCTTCACGTCAGGGCGCCCTGGCGCGGCGAGAGCCTCGCCACAGCGGCCTCCACCGGGCTTGTCTCCTGGGCGCTCACTGCCCTCGCCTTCGG CCTCGCGTGCAAGCATGTCACCCTAGGGAACCGAGGGAGGCGCCTG AGGACACTGGAGGCGTTCATCACGATCTCGGCGCTGACGCAGCTGCTCTACCTGATCCTGCTTCACGCCGGCACCCTCAGCAGCGTATTTGGCCCGGGCTGCCGGAATCACGACCACTCTCAAGGTTGCTGCGAAATCCACCGGGAAGAGCTCGACAGGAGCCATAAGCAAGGTGCCCCAGAGTTTCCGTCCTCGCATGCATGA